Proteins co-encoded in one Cupriavidus taiwanensis genomic window:
- a CDS encoding DUF1289 domain-containing protein gives MHHPDALANPCINICRMDLANRYCQGCARTRLEIGRWARMSEAERAQVLAAVPARRAIKIHTT, from the coding sequence ATGCATCACCCCGACGCCCTCGCCAATCCCTGCATCAACATTTGCCGAATGGATCTTGCCAACCGCTATTGCCAGGGTTGCGCCAGGACCCGGCTGGAAATCGGGCGCTGGGCGCGGATGAGCGAGGCGGAACGCGCGCAAGTCCTGGCGGCGGTGCCAGCACGCCGGGCAATCAAGATCCATACTACATAA
- a CDS encoding 3-keto-5-aminohexanoate cleavage protein: MQFLDDSLHPENMDKVVITVAPYGPEWMPQDFPEDIPVTMEEQVQKAVDCYNAGATVLHLHVRELDGKGSKRLSKFNELIAGVRAAVPDMIIQVGGSISFAPEDDGQEAKWLSDDTRHMLAELEPKPDQVTVAINTTQMNIMELLYPEYLKGTSLEHPAYQAAYREMTVPAGPGWVEEHLRRLQAAGIQPHFQLTGMHALETLERLVRAGVYTGPLNLTWIGIGGGFDGPNPFNFFNFVHRAPDGCTLTAESLLKNVLPFNMMAMAMGLHPRCGIEDTIIDQHGNRMTSVQQIEQCVRVAKELGREIASGKEAREIYRIGTWYDSADATLQANGMAPNRKSGQKNLPLRAAA, encoded by the coding sequence ATGCAATTCCTCGACGATTCCCTGCACCCCGAGAACATGGACAAGGTGGTGATCACCGTGGCCCCGTATGGCCCCGAGTGGATGCCGCAGGACTTCCCGGAAGACATTCCGGTGACCATGGAAGAGCAGGTGCAGAAGGCGGTGGATTGCTACAACGCCGGTGCCACCGTGCTGCACCTGCACGTGCGCGAACTCGACGGCAAGGGCTCCAAGCGCCTGTCCAAGTTCAACGAACTGATCGCCGGCGTGCGCGCCGCGGTGCCGGACATGATCATCCAGGTCGGCGGCTCGATCTCGTTCGCGCCGGAGGATGACGGCCAGGAGGCCAAGTGGCTGTCGGACGACACCCGCCATATGCTGGCCGAGCTGGAGCCGAAGCCGGACCAGGTGACCGTGGCGATCAACACCACGCAGATGAACATCATGGAGCTGCTCTATCCGGAGTACCTGAAGGGGACTTCGCTGGAGCACCCGGCCTACCAGGCCGCCTACCGCGAGATGACCGTGCCGGCCGGCCCGGGCTGGGTCGAAGAGCACCTGCGCCGGCTGCAGGCCGCGGGCATCCAGCCGCATTTCCAGCTGACCGGCATGCACGCGCTGGAAACGCTGGAGCGGCTGGTCCGCGCCGGCGTCTACACCGGTCCGCTGAACCTGACCTGGATCGGCATCGGCGGCGGCTTTGACGGCCCCAACCCGTTCAACTTCTTCAACTTCGTGCACCGCGCCCCGGACGGCTGCACGCTGACCGCCGAGTCGCTGCTGAAGAATGTGCTGCCGTTCAACATGATGGCGATGGCGATGGGCCTGCATCCGCGCTGCGGCATCGAGGACACCATCATCGACCAGCACGGCAACCGCATGACCTCGGTGCAGCAGATCGAGCAGTGCGTGCGCGTGGCGAAGGAACTGGGCCGCGAGATCGCCTCGGGCAAGGAGGCCCGCGAGATCTACCGCATCGGCACCTGGTACGACAGCGCCGACGCCACGCTGCAAGCCAATGGCATGGCCCCCAACCGCAAGTCGGGGCAGAAGAACCTGCCGCTGCGCGCGGCGGCCTGA
- a CDS encoding AraC family transcriptional regulator, translating into MSYYLRSASLTNYVEVARALGLDPYQQLRAARINRSVLLDPDIRIPAAAVGRLLDASARAAGADDFGLRMAELREFSNLGPLAFVVREEPTLRRALESMVRYMGLQNESLSMRVEDSDDLVMIRLHVLSEAPGTLRQATDLAVGVMFRMLKLFLGPSWRPRSICFTHPAPASTATFARVFGMAGSFNQDFDGIVCQAADLEAPLPSYDPVMAQQVKQYLGTLLAQSTAATMPDMVRKLVYALLPTGLCSVERVAQHLSVDRRTVHRRLGQAQTTYSEILAEARADLVIRYLENRERPLSEVAALLGFSSLSAFSRWFSGRFGGSVSAWRGQVGDS; encoded by the coding sequence ATGTCCTACTACCTGCGCAGTGCCAGCCTGACCAACTACGTCGAAGTCGCGCGTGCGCTGGGGCTGGATCCGTACCAGCAACTCCGGGCCGCCAGGATCAACCGCTCGGTGCTGCTGGACCCCGACATCCGCATCCCGGCGGCAGCGGTGGGCCGCCTGCTGGATGCGTCGGCGCGCGCCGCCGGAGCCGATGATTTCGGCCTGCGGATGGCCGAGCTGCGCGAGTTCTCCAACCTGGGTCCGCTGGCCTTCGTGGTGCGCGAGGAACCGACGCTGCGCCGCGCGCTGGAGTCGATGGTGCGCTACATGGGCCTGCAGAATGAATCGCTGTCGATGCGCGTCGAGGACAGCGATGACCTGGTGATGATCCGGCTGCACGTCCTCAGCGAAGCGCCGGGCACGTTGCGCCAGGCGACCGACCTGGCGGTGGGCGTGATGTTTCGCATGCTGAAGCTGTTCCTGGGACCGTCGTGGCGGCCGCGCAGCATCTGCTTCACGCATCCGGCGCCGGCCAGCACCGCGACCTTCGCGCGCGTATTCGGCATGGCCGGGTCGTTCAACCAGGATTTCGACGGCATCGTCTGCCAGGCCGCGGACCTGGAAGCACCGTTGCCGTCGTATGACCCGGTGATGGCGCAGCAGGTGAAGCAATATCTCGGCACGCTGCTGGCGCAGTCGACCGCGGCCACCATGCCGGACATGGTGCGCAAGCTGGTCTACGCGCTGCTGCCAACCGGGCTGTGCTCGGTGGAGCGCGTGGCCCAGCATCTCAGTGTCGACCGCCGCACCGTACACCGGCGCCTCGGGCAGGCGCAGACCACCTACTCCGAGATCCTGGCCGAGGCCCGTGCCGACCTCGTCATCCGCTACCTGGAAAACCGCGAGCGGCCACTGTCGGAAGTGGCCGCGCTGCTGGGATTTTCGTCGCTGAGCGCGTTCTCGCGCTGGTTCAGCGGGCGTTTCGGGGGCAGCGTGTCGGCTTGGCGGGGGCAGGTGGGGGATAGTTGA
- a CDS encoding porin, whose translation MNSRNTVMALMLGCPLAAAAQSSVTLYGVADVNVEYVNRVGAVPVAANGFNPGPGDKVFRMASGGLSGSRWGLRGMEDLGAGWQASFVLESGFSLDSGTLQQSGRLFGRQAFIAVQRAGIGQFSLGRQYTSIFEALANFSPTAYATQYEPVVLQAGANFREDNTVKYTGQFGPLTARAHWSFGVGLALPQTVGVATPIGGNGEVPGQFRRDTAYGASLAYAAGPFGATVGYDQWNPTIGTSSGTVRKAVVGASYTFGPAKIMGGYRWGQNKNAADVVIQRDDYYWIGANYQVTPAVGLTLEYNYDNVRSLFGDTQVANPWQIAFVANYAFSRRTDVYLSTAYARNAGLMLESLATVYANSLSLGNSYAAANGQRSMVGVALGMRHKF comes from the coding sequence ATGAACAGCAGAAACACCGTCATGGCCCTGATGCTGGGGTGCCCGCTGGCGGCCGCCGCGCAATCGTCCGTCACGCTGTATGGCGTGGCCGACGTCAACGTCGAATACGTGAACCGCGTCGGCGCCGTGCCGGTTGCCGCGAACGGCTTCAACCCGGGGCCGGGCGACAAGGTGTTCCGCATGGCGTCGGGCGGGCTGTCCGGTTCGCGCTGGGGTCTGCGCGGCATGGAGGACCTGGGTGCCGGATGGCAGGCATCGTTCGTGCTGGAAAGCGGCTTCAGCCTGGACAGTGGCACGCTGCAGCAAAGCGGTCGCCTCTTTGGCCGCCAGGCGTTTATCGCCGTGCAGCGCGCCGGCATCGGCCAGTTCAGCCTGGGCCGGCAGTACACGTCGATCTTCGAAGCGCTGGCGAATTTCTCGCCCACTGCCTATGCCACGCAATACGAACCGGTGGTGCTGCAGGCGGGCGCCAATTTCCGCGAGGACAACACCGTCAAGTACACCGGCCAGTTCGGCCCGCTGACGGCGCGTGCGCACTGGTCGTTCGGCGTCGGGCTCGCGCTGCCGCAGACCGTCGGCGTTGCCACGCCGATCGGGGGCAATGGCGAAGTGCCCGGACAGTTCCGCCGCGACACCGCCTATGGCGCCTCGCTCGCGTATGCCGCGGGACCGTTCGGCGCCACCGTCGGCTATGACCAGTGGAACCCGACCATCGGCACCAGCAGCGGCACCGTGCGCAAGGCCGTGGTGGGCGCCAGCTACACCTTTGGCCCGGCCAAGATCATGGGCGGCTATCGCTGGGGCCAGAACAAGAACGCCGCTGACGTGGTGATCCAGCGCGACGACTATTACTGGATCGGCGCCAACTATCAGGTCACCCCGGCCGTGGGTCTGACGCTCGAGTACAACTACGACAATGTCAGGAGCCTGTTCGGCGATACGCAGGTGGCCAACCCGTGGCAGATCGCCTTTGTCGCCAACTATGCGTTCTCGCGGCGCACCGACGTGTACCTGTCGACCGCCTACGCGCGCAACGCCGGCCTGATGCTGGAATCGCTGGCTACCGTCTATGCCAACAGCCTGTCGCTGGGCAACAGCTATGCCGCGGCCAACGGGCAACGCAGCATGGTTGGGGTGGCGTTGGGGATGCGGCATAAGTTCTGA
- a CDS encoding RBBP9/YdeN family alpha/beta hydrolase: MTATSTHTVLMVPGLRDHVAEHWQTLLQAELLAQGHDARCVPPLEHDKLSRAARVAALDAALADIDGPVVLVAHSAGVMITVHWAAQHRRPIRGALLVTPPDFTQPLPDGYPTQQALAQAGWLPTPLAPLPFPSLVAASRNDPLASHARVTEMAAAWGSRLVELGNVGHLNPAAGYGPWPRAHALLAELDILVAQQA, translated from the coding sequence ATGACTGCTACATCCACACACACTGTCCTGATGGTGCCGGGCCTGCGCGACCACGTCGCCGAGCACTGGCAGACCCTGCTGCAAGCCGAACTGCTCGCACAGGGACATGACGCCCGCTGCGTGCCGCCGCTGGAGCACGACAAGCTCAGCCGCGCCGCCCGTGTCGCCGCGCTCGATGCCGCGCTGGCGGACATCGACGGTCCGGTGGTGCTGGTCGCGCACAGCGCCGGCGTGATGATCACCGTGCACTGGGCGGCGCAGCACCGCCGCCCCATCCGCGGCGCGCTGCTGGTGACGCCGCCGGACTTCACCCAGCCGCTGCCGGACGGTTATCCGACGCAGCAAGCGCTGGCGCAGGCCGGCTGGCTGCCGACGCCGCTGGCGCCGTTGCCGTTCCCGAGCCTGGTGGCGGCCAGCCGCAACGATCCGCTGGCCAGCCATGCGCGCGTCACCGAGATGGCCGCCGCCTGGGGCAGCCGGCTGGTCGAGCTGGGCAATGTCGGCCACCTCAACCCCGCCGCCGGCTACGGTCCCTGGCCGCGCGCCCATGCCTTGCTGGCCGAGCTGGACATACTGGTCGCGCAGCAGGCGTGA
- a CDS encoding MFS transporter, whose protein sequence is MPTSRLAPAAASAASAASAAPTPAAPAAAGPRYAWLVFALTFALLLSDYMSRQVLNAVFPLLKAEWQLGDTELGALGGVVALMVGVLAIPLSLLADRWGRVRSLVLMAALWSLATLGCALAGSFGQMFLARLCVGIGEAAYGSVGIAVVVSVFPRHLRAGLSAAFIAGGAFGSVLGMGLGGILSAHFGWRVAFAGMAAFGLAMVACYALTISERRVRGLQQRVAAANGDDNGDAAAARQLAPRRIVRELLTVPSMLCACAGSALQLLVMAALLAWLPSFLTREYGMATGRAGVVASLLVLVAGAGMVVCGALTDRVARHAPGRKWQMAIAYSLACCVLLMTAFRLPAGTAQLVLIGAGMLVVGGCAGPASAMVANLTRPAIHATAFATLTLINNLLGLAPGPFLTGVLADRIGLTGALQWIPLAGAAATLLFCIGRRHYAADLRRLDGHSLPRAVSA, encoded by the coding sequence ATGCCCACATCCCGCCTTGCCCCTGCCGCCGCATCGGCCGCATCCGCCGCATCCGCCGCGCCGACGCCGGCTGCGCCCGCGGCTGCCGGACCGCGCTATGCGTGGCTGGTCTTTGCGCTGACCTTTGCGCTGCTGCTGTCGGACTACATGTCGCGCCAGGTGCTCAATGCCGTGTTCCCGCTGCTGAAGGCCGAATGGCAACTCGGTGATACGGAGCTGGGAGCGCTCGGCGGGGTGGTGGCGCTGATGGTCGGCGTGCTGGCGATTCCGCTGTCGCTGCTGGCCGACCGCTGGGGACGCGTGCGCAGCCTGGTGCTGATGGCGGCGCTGTGGAGCCTGGCCACGCTGGGCTGCGCGCTGGCCGGCAGCTTCGGCCAGATGTTCCTGGCGCGGCTGTGCGTCGGCATCGGCGAGGCGGCGTATGGCAGCGTGGGCATCGCGGTGGTGGTGTCGGTGTTTCCGCGCCACCTGCGCGCCGGCCTCAGCGCCGCGTTCATCGCCGGCGGCGCGTTCGGCTCGGTGCTGGGCATGGGACTGGGCGGCATCCTGTCCGCACACTTCGGCTGGCGCGTGGCCTTTGCCGGGATGGCGGCGTTCGGGCTGGCGATGGTTGCCTGCTACGCGCTGACGATCAGCGAGCGGCGCGTGCGCGGGCTGCAGCAGCGCGTTGCCGCCGCCAACGGAGACGACAACGGCGACGCGGCCGCGGCGCGCCAGCTGGCGCCGCGCCGGATCGTGCGCGAACTGCTGACCGTGCCCTCGATGCTGTGCGCCTGTGCCGGCAGCGCCTTGCAACTGCTGGTGATGGCCGCGCTGCTGGCGTGGCTGCCTAGCTTCTTGACGCGCGAGTACGGCATGGCCACGGGCCGTGCCGGCGTGGTGGCGTCACTGCTGGTGCTGGTGGCCGGCGCCGGCATGGTGGTCTGCGGCGCGCTGACCGACCGCGTGGCGCGCCACGCGCCCGGGCGCAAATGGCAGATGGCCATCGCCTACAGCCTGGCCTGCTGCGTGTTGCTGATGACGGCGTTCCGGCTGCCTGCCGGCACGGCCCAGCTGGTGCTGATCGGGGCCGGCATGCTGGTGGTGGGTGGCTGCGCCGGCCCCGCCAGCGCGATGGTGGCCAACCTGACCCGGCCCGCCATCCACGCCACCGCGTTTGCCACGCTGACGCTGATCAACAACCTGCTGGGCCTGGCGCCGGGCCCGTTCCTGACCGGCGTGCTGGCCGACCGCATCGGCCTGACCGGCGCGCTGCAATGGATTCCGCTGGCCGGCGCCGCCGCCACGCTGCTGTTCTGCATCGGCCGCCGGCACTATGCCGCGGACCTGCGGCGCCTGGATGGCCACTCCCTGCCTCGCGCTGTTTCCGCCTGA
- the argG gene encoding argininosuccinate synthase codes for MTTILQHIPTGQRVGIAFSGGLDTSAALLWMRQKGAVPYAYTANLGQPDEPDYDDIPRRAKAYGAEEARLVDCRTQLVAEGIAALQCGAFHISTAGITYFNTTPIGRAVTGTMLVAAMKEDGVNIWGDGSTFKGNDIERFYRYGLLTNPGLQIYKPWLDQQFIDELGGRAEMSEFMRQNGFDYKMSAEKAYSTDSNMLGATHEAKDLEHLDSGIRIVQPIMGVQFWRDDVEVKREEVTVRFEEGQPVALNGQTFANAVDLFMEANRIGGRHGLGMSDQIENRIIEAKSRGIYEAPGLALLFIAYERLITGIHNEDTIEQYRDNGRRLGRLLYQGRWFDPQAIMLRETAQRWVAGAITGEVTIELRRGNDYSILNTTSPNLTYKPERLTMEKGESMFTPLDRIGQLTMRTLDIVDTREKLQTYARTGLLSTQVSASLPKLED; via the coding sequence ATGACTACCATCCTGCAGCACATTCCTACCGGCCAGCGCGTCGGTATCGCCTTCTCCGGCGGCCTTGACACCAGCGCGGCACTCCTCTGGATGCGCCAGAAGGGCGCCGTCCCCTACGCCTACACCGCCAACCTGGGCCAGCCCGACGAGCCCGACTACGACGACATCCCGCGCCGCGCCAAGGCCTACGGCGCCGAGGAAGCCCGCCTGGTCGATTGCCGCACGCAGCTGGTGGCCGAGGGCATCGCCGCCCTGCAGTGCGGTGCCTTCCATATCTCCACCGCCGGCATCACCTACTTCAACACCACCCCGATCGGCCGCGCCGTCACCGGCACCATGCTGGTCGCCGCGATGAAGGAAGACGGCGTCAACATCTGGGGCGACGGCAGCACCTTCAAGGGCAACGACATCGAGCGCTTCTACCGCTACGGCCTGCTGACCAACCCCGGCCTGCAGATCTACAAGCCGTGGCTGGACCAGCAGTTCATCGACGAACTGGGCGGCCGCGCCGAGATGTCCGAGTTCATGCGCCAGAACGGCTTCGACTACAAGATGTCGGCCGAAAAGGCATACTCGACCGACTCCAACATGCTGGGCGCGACCCACGAGGCCAAGGACCTGGAGCACCTGGATTCGGGCATCCGCATCGTCCAGCCGATCATGGGCGTGCAGTTCTGGCGCGACGACGTCGAAGTCAAGCGCGAGGAAGTCACGGTGCGCTTCGAGGAAGGCCAGCCGGTGGCGCTGAACGGCCAGACCTTCGCCAACGCCGTCGACCTGTTCATGGAAGCCAACCGCATCGGCGGCCGCCATGGCCTGGGCATGAGCGACCAGATCGAGAACCGCATCATCGAAGCCAAGAGCCGCGGCATCTATGAGGCGCCGGGCCTGGCGCTGCTGTTCATCGCCTACGAGCGCCTGATCACCGGCATCCACAACGAAGACACCATCGAGCAGTACCGCGACAACGGCCGCCGCCTGGGCCGCCTGCTGTACCAGGGCCGCTGGTTCGACCCGCAAGCCATCATGCTGCGCGAAACCGCCCAGCGCTGGGTCGCCGGCGCCATCACCGGCGAGGTCACCATCGAACTGCGCCGCGGCAACGACTACTCGATCCTGAACACCACCTCGCCCAACCTGACCTACAAGCCGGAACGGCTGACGATGGAGAAGGGCGAGTCGATGTTCACGCCGCTGGACCGCATCGGCCAGCTGACCATGCGCACGCTGGATATCGTCGATACGCGCGAGAAGCTGCAGACCTATGCCAGGACCGGCCTGCTCTCGACGCAGGTCAGCGCCTCGCTGCCGAAGCTGGAAGACTGA
- a CDS encoding CaiB/BaiF CoA transferase family protein produces the protein MLHRALEGVRVLDLSRILAGPWCTQNLADLGAEVTKVEHPGRGDDTRGWGPPYLDAPAGTEGDPRLSGYFICCNRGKRSVAIDYGTPEGAAQVRELARTADVLVENYKVGTLRRYGLDYDALKALNPGLVYLSITGFGQSGPMADKPGYDYVFQGMGGLMSYTGQPDGTPGAGPLRTGVAVVDLSTAMYATSAVLAALYQRQATGAGAHLDIALLDVAVAMNANQAANYLVSGQNPQRSGNAHPNCAPYEVFRCADGHLILAIGNDSQFARFCAVAGIAALAQDPRYATNSARIEHLDGLRAQLTALFPTRTRAAWTEAFDAARVPWGPIHTMDEVFAHPQVQHRRLMQMAEHPVMGRVPMVRNPMLAGHEGPLAAPPLLGEHSPPR, from the coding sequence ATGCTGCATCGCGCCCTGGAAGGCGTCCGGGTCCTGGATTTGTCGCGCATCCTGGCCGGACCCTGGTGTACCCAGAACCTCGCCGACCTGGGCGCCGAGGTGACCAAGGTCGAGCACCCCGGGCGCGGCGACGATACCCGCGGCTGGGGGCCGCCCTACCTCGACGCGCCGGCCGGCACCGAAGGCGATCCGCGCCTGTCCGGCTATTTCATTTGCTGCAACCGCGGCAAGCGTTCGGTCGCGATCGACTACGGCACGCCCGAAGGCGCGGCGCAGGTGCGCGAGCTGGCGCGCACGGCCGACGTGCTGGTCGAGAACTACAAGGTCGGCACGCTGCGCCGCTACGGGCTGGACTACGACGCGCTCAAGGCGCTCAACCCGGGCCTGGTCTACCTGTCGATCACCGGCTTCGGCCAGAGCGGGCCGATGGCGGACAAGCCCGGCTACGACTATGTGTTCCAGGGCATGGGCGGGCTCATGAGCTACACCGGCCAGCCCGACGGCACGCCCGGCGCCGGCCCGCTGCGCACCGGCGTGGCGGTGGTCGACCTGAGCACCGCCATGTATGCCACCTCCGCGGTGCTGGCCGCGCTGTACCAGCGCCAGGCGACCGGCGCGGGCGCGCACCTGGACATCGCGCTTCTTGACGTCGCGGTGGCGATGAATGCCAACCAGGCCGCCAACTACCTGGTCTCGGGCCAGAACCCGCAGCGCAGCGGCAACGCCCATCCGAACTGCGCGCCGTATGAAGTGTTCCGCTGCGCCGACGGCCACCTGATCCTGGCGATCGGCAACGACAGCCAGTTCGCGCGCTTCTGCGCCGTGGCCGGCATCGCGGCGCTGGCGCAGGACCCGCGCTACGCCACCAATTCCGCGCGCATCGAACACCTGGACGGGTTGCGCGCGCAGCTGACCGCGCTCTTCCCCACCCGTACCCGCGCCGCCTGGACCGAGGCCTTCGATGCCGCCCGCGTGCCGTGGGGCCCGATCCACACCATGGACGAAGTCTTCGCCCATCCGCAGGTACAGCACCGCCGGCTGATGCAGATGGCCGAGCACCCGGTGATGGGCCGCGTGCCGATGGTGCGCAACCCGATGCTGGCCGGCCACGAGGGCCCGCTGGCAGCGCCACCGCTGCTGGGCGAACACAGCCCGCCGCGCTGA
- a CDS encoding Bug family tripartite tricarboxylate transporter substrate binding protein: MKPALFAMALLGIASSAHAAYPERPIKLIVPYAAGGTTDIIARIVGTRLGPVLGQPVVIENRPGAGGAVGSAYAARQPADGYTLVMEVESSHAVNPNVYLKTAYDPVKDFAPISNLADVPNVLVVNPAFPATDLASFIKLLKANPGKYSFGSSGNGGLSHMNGELFMNATGTRMLHVPYKGLGPALNDAVAGQIQVVFDNIPSSSGLIQGGRLKPLAVAARQRLKVLPNVPTYAEAGLPAMNNPSWFGLGAPAGTPAAILDQLNDAVRKVLAEPEVVSAIEKQGAIPAPTSRKAFGDLIRGQNTHWQQVVEAIHFTKLQ, from the coding sequence ATGAAGCCCGCCCTTTTCGCCATGGCCCTGCTCGGCATCGCCAGCAGCGCGCACGCCGCCTATCCCGAGCGGCCGATCAAGCTGATCGTGCCCTACGCCGCCGGCGGCACCACCGACATCATCGCCCGCATCGTCGGCACCCGCCTGGGCCCGGTGCTGGGCCAGCCGGTGGTGATCGAGAACCGCCCCGGCGCCGGCGGCGCGGTCGGCAGCGCCTACGCGGCCAGGCAACCGGCCGACGGCTACACGCTGGTGATGGAGGTCGAGAGCTCGCACGCGGTCAACCCCAACGTCTATCTGAAGACCGCCTACGACCCGGTAAAGGATTTCGCGCCGATCAGCAACCTGGCCGACGTGCCCAACGTGCTGGTGGTCAATCCGGCCTTCCCGGCGACGGACCTGGCGTCGTTCATCAAGCTGCTCAAGGCCAATCCCGGCAAGTATTCGTTCGGCTCGTCGGGCAACGGCGGCCTGAGCCACATGAACGGCGAGCTGTTCATGAATGCCACCGGCACGCGCATGCTGCACGTGCCGTACAAGGGCCTGGGCCCGGCGCTCAACGATGCCGTCGCCGGCCAGATCCAGGTGGTGTTCGACAATATCCCGTCGTCGTCCGGGCTGATCCAGGGCGGCCGCCTCAAGCCGCTGGCGGTGGCCGCAAGGCAGCGCCTGAAGGTGCTGCCCAACGTGCCGACCTATGCCGAGGCCGGTCTGCCGGCGATGAACAACCCGTCGTGGTTCGGCCTCGGCGCGCCGGCGGGCACGCCCGCCGCCATCCTCGACCAGCTCAACGACGCGGTGCGCAAGGTGCTGGCCGAGCCCGAGGTGGTCTCCGCCATCGAAAAGCAGGGCGCGATCCCGGCCCCGACCTCGCGCAAGGCCTTCGGCGACCTGATCCGCGGGCAGAACACGCACTGGCAGCAAGTAGTCGAGGCGATCCATTTCACCAAGCTTCAGTAA